The following coding sequences are from one Salvia hispanica cultivar TCC Black 2014 chromosome 3, UniMelb_Shisp_WGS_1.0, whole genome shotgun sequence window:
- the LOC125211423 gene encoding uncharacterized protein LOC125211423 — MSGKQSDSLPLMAPPLIAAPSEIDLEAGPDEQIQCRICLETDGRDFIAPCKCKGTSKYVHRECLDHWRAVKEGFAFAHCTTCKAPYYIRVHGVADRKWRTLKFRFFVTRDILFIFFSVQLVIGLFAYSMYLIDRYQKFWLRHIWGFDSELSFYYICGALLFFALLGLSGCFITCYDRRVRSDLAQPCRELCVSCCHPGVCADCHLPGTLCMWTDCTTCFESCAGAASECGWLGGAGEAGLPILLVVAIVVLGLFTIIGIFYTILVATMVGQRIWQRHYHILAKRMLTKEYVVEDVDDEMTGGDWSPPSLPSEHVNQLKALGLL, encoded by the exons ATGAGCGGCAAGCAATCGGATTCCTTACCGCTGATGGCGCCGCCGCTGATCGCCGCCCCCTCCGAGATTGACCTTGAGGCCGGCCCCGATGAGCAAATTCAGTGCCGAATTTGCCTTGAAACTGATG GTAGGGATTTTATTGCTCCTTGCAAGTGCAAAGGCACATCAAAGTACGTTCACCGGGAATGCCTTGATCATTGGCGTGCCGTGAAG GAAGGGTTTGCCTTTGCTCATTGCACGACTTGCAAGGCTCCGTATTATATAAGAGTACACGGTGTTGCTGATAGAAAATGGCGGACATTGAAGTTTCGATTTTTTGTCACTAGAGATAttttgtttatctttttctctGTGCAACTG GTTATTGGTCTGTTTGCATATTCAATGTATCTTATAGATCGTTATCAGAAATTTTGGCTACGTCACATCTGGGGCTTCGACAGTGAATTGAGTTTCTACTATATATGTG GGGCATTATTGTTTTTCGCTTTGCTGGGCTTATCCGGTTGCTTTATAACTTGTTACGACAGAAGAGTGCGGAGTGATCTTGCTCAGCCTTGTCGAGAATTGTGCGTTTCTTGTTGCCATCCAGG TGTATGTGCTGACTGCCATTTACCCGGCACTCTTTGCATGTGGACTGATTGTACCACATGCTTTGAGAGCTGCGCTGGGGCGGCCAGTGAATGTGGTTGGCTGGGAGGCGCTGGTGAAGCCGGATTGCCAATACTGTTAGTAGTGGCCATTGTAGTGCTAGGTTTATTCACCATCATCGGCATATTCTATACTATCCTCGTCGCCACCATGGTCGGGCAAAGGATTTGGCAACGGCACTACCACATCCTTGCCAAACGAATGCTAACAAAG GAATACGTCGTTGAGGATGTTGACGATGAGATGACCGGTGGAGATTGGTCGCCACCGTCTCTCCCCTCCGAGCACGTTAATCAGCTGAAGGCGCTCGGGCTTCTGTAA